In Nomascus leucogenys isolate Asia chromosome 25, Asia_NLE_v1, whole genome shotgun sequence, a single genomic region encodes these proteins:
- the CLDN14 gene encoding claudin-14 yields the protein MASTAVQLLSFLLSFLGMVGTLITTILPHWRRTAHVGTNILTAVSYLKGLWMECVWHSTGIYQCQVYRSLLALPQDLQAARALMVISCLLSGIACACAVIGMKCTRCAKGTPAKTTFAILGGTLFILAGLLCMVAVSWTTNDVVQNFYNPLLPSGMKFEIGQALYLGFISSSLSLIGGTLLCLSCQDEAPYRPYQAPPRATTTTANTAPAYQPPAAYKDNRAPSVTSATHSGYRLNDYV from the coding sequence ATGGCCAGCACGGCCGTGCAGCTCCTGAGCTTCCTGCTCAGCTTCCTGGGCATGGTGGGCACGTTGATCACCACCATCCTGCCACACTGGCGGAGGACGGCGCACGTGGGCACCAACATCCTCACGGCCGTGTCCTACCTGAAAGGGCTCTGGATGGAGTGTGTGTGGCACAGCACGGGCATCTACCAGTGCCAGGTCTACCGGTCCCTGCTGGCGCTGCCCCAAGACCTCCAGGCTGCCCGTGCCCTCATGGTCATCTCCTGCCTGCTCTCGGGCATAGCCTGCGCCTGCGCGGTCATCGGGATGAAGTGCACGCGCTGTGCCAAGGGCACACCCGCCAAGACCACCTTTGCCATCCTCGGCGGCACCCTCTTCATCCTGGCCGGCCTCCTGTGCATGGTGGCCGTCTCCTGGACCACCAACGACGTGGTGCAGAACTTCTACAACCCGCTGCTGCCCAGCGGCATGAAGTTCGAGATTGGCCAGGCCCTGTACCTGGGCTTCATCTCCTCGTCCCTCTCGCTCATTGGTGGCACCCTGCTTTGCCTGTCCTGCCAGGACGAGGCACCCTACAGGCCCTACCAGGCCCCGCCCAGGGCCACCACGACCACTGCAAACACCGCACCTGCCTACCAGCCACCAGCTGCCTACAAAGACAATCGGGCCCCCTCAGTGACCTCGGCCACGCACAGCGGGTACAGGCTGAACGACTACGTGTGA